One Falsihalocynthiibacter arcticus DNA segment encodes these proteins:
- a CDS encoding Gfo/Idh/MocA family protein: MAITGRNEALEGPIRLGMVGGGKDAFIGGVHRIAARIDGKFNLIAGALSSTPERALESGLALGLAEDRIYSSYKEMAIREARLKNGIEAVAIVTPNHVHMDAAREFLKRGIHVICDKPLTHTLTDAKKLVKSAEASDALFVLTHNYTGYPMIRQAREMIASGALGKIRLVQVEYAQDWLAEAADPDNKQAAWRTDPTKSGAGGSTGDIGTHAFNLASFVSGLEVETLCADLQAFVPGRQVDDNAHVMLRYEGGARGMLWCSQVAVGNENGLRLRIYGEKGGLEWAQEDPNYLWYTPFGEAKRLLTRGGAGTGAAAARVSRIPAGHPEGYLEGFATIYSEAAEAILAKRAGKDVPSEVVFPTVQDGLKGVQFIDACVRSSARDSAWVKFA; the protein is encoded by the coding sequence ATGGCGATCACAGGACGTAACGAAGCCTTAGAGGGCCCCATACGCTTAGGTATGGTCGGCGGCGGTAAAGACGCATTCATTGGCGGAGTTCATCGGATTGCCGCGCGTATTGATGGCAAATTCAACCTAATCGCGGGGGCGCTTTCGAGCACCCCTGAACGCGCTCTGGAATCTGGCCTTGCGTTGGGATTGGCCGAGGATCGAATTTATTCCAGCTATAAGGAAATGGCGATCCGCGAGGCGCGCCTCAAGAATGGGATTGAAGCGGTCGCGATCGTTACGCCCAATCATGTTCACATGGATGCGGCGCGTGAATTCCTGAAGCGGGGCATCCATGTTATTTGCGACAAGCCCCTTACGCATACGTTGACGGATGCAAAAAAGCTGGTGAAATCTGCCGAGGCTTCGGACGCATTGTTTGTGCTCACGCATAACTACACAGGCTATCCGATGATCCGCCAAGCGCGTGAAATGATCGCGAGTGGGGCGTTGGGTAAAATCCGTTTGGTGCAAGTTGAGTATGCTCAGGACTGGTTGGCCGAAGCCGCCGATCCCGACAATAAACAAGCAGCGTGGCGCACCGATCCGACCAAGTCGGGCGCGGGCGGATCAACGGGCGACATTGGAACGCATGCGTTTAACCTCGCGAGCTTTGTATCCGGTCTTGAGGTTGAAACGCTTTGTGCCGATTTGCAGGCTTTTGTACCGGGGCGCCAAGTGGACGACAACGCGCATGTGATGCTGCGCTATGAAGGCGGTGCGCGGGGGATGCTGTGGTGTTCACAGGTTGCCGTTGGCAATGAAAACGGCTTGCGCTTGCGGATTTATGGAGAGAAGGGTGGCCTTGAGTGGGCCCAAGAGGACCCAAACTATCTTTGGTATACCCCATTTGGTGAAGCCAAGAGGTTGCTAACACGCGGAGGGGCCGGAACGGGCGCGGCCGCCGCACGGGTTAGTCGCATTCCCGCAGGGCATCCGGAAGGGTATCTTGAGGGGTTCGCCACGATTTACTCCGAGGCGGCAGAAGCGATACTGGCAAAGCGGGCCGGAAAAGACGTGCCAAGCGAAGTTGTTTTCCCAACCGTTCAGGACGGTCTAAAGGGTGTGCAATTCATCGACGCCTGCGTGCGCTCCTCGGCGCGGGATTCTGCGTGGGTTAAGTTTGCATAA
- a CDS encoding sugar phosphate isomerase/epimerase family protein yields the protein MKTLKGPALFLAQFAGDEAPFNSWDGITKWAADCGYKGVQVPSWDSRFIDLEKAATSKDYCDELAGQARANGVEITELSTHLQGQLVAVHPAYDIAFDGFAAPTVRDNPKARQEWAVNQVKMGLTASKNLGLTKHGTFSGALAWPYVYPWPQRPAGLVDAAFDELAKRWLPILDHAEDCGVDVCYEIHPGEDLHDGVTFEMFLERVNNHARCNMLYDPSHYVLQCLDYIDNIDIYKDRIKMFHVKDAEFNPTGRQGVYGGYQSWVDRAGRFRSLGDGQVDFGAIFSKMAANNFDGWAVVEWECALKHPEDGAREGAQFVKDHIIRVTERAFDDFADGGTDDAANRKMLGLEA from the coding sequence ATGAAAACATTAAAAGGGCCAGCCCTCTTTCTTGCGCAATTCGCGGGCGACGAGGCACCGTTCAATTCTTGGGACGGTATCACCAAATGGGCGGCGGATTGCGGTTATAAGGGCGTGCAAGTTCCCAGCTGGGACTCGCGTTTCATCGACCTAGAAAAAGCAGCAACATCTAAAGATTATTGCGACGAACTCGCAGGGCAAGCGCGTGCAAACGGCGTTGAAATTACGGAGCTTTCGACGCATTTGCAAGGACAACTGGTTGCTGTCCATCCGGCATATGATATCGCGTTCGACGGCTTTGCTGCCCCCACCGTGCGGGACAATCCCAAAGCGCGTCAAGAGTGGGCGGTCAATCAAGTTAAAATGGGTTTGACAGCGAGCAAAAACCTTGGGCTTACCAAGCATGGGACATTTTCTGGCGCTCTCGCTTGGCCGTATGTCTACCCTTGGCCACAGCGCCCAGCCGGACTTGTTGACGCGGCATTTGACGAATTGGCGAAGCGTTGGCTGCCGATTCTTGACCACGCAGAAGATTGTGGTGTGGATGTTTGCTATGAAATCCACCCGGGTGAGGATCTCCATGATGGCGTGACGTTCGAGATGTTCCTTGAGCGCGTCAACAATCACGCGCGTTGCAATATGCTATATGATCCCAGCCACTATGTTCTGCAGTGCCTTGATTACATTGATAATATCGACATCTACAAAGACCGTATCAAAATGTTCCATGTTAAGGATGCCGAGTTTAACCCGACAGGTCGCCAAGGCGTTTACGGCGGGTATCAAAGCTGGGTTGATCGCGCTGGGCGCTTCCGCAGCTTGGGTGATGGCCAAGTCGATTTCGGTGCCATCTTCTCAAAAATGGCTGCGAATAATTTTGATGGCTGGGCCGTTGTCGAATGGGAATGTGCGCTGAAACATCCCGAAGATGGGGCGCGCGAAGGGGCGCAATTTGTCAAAGACCATATTATTCGTGTAACGGAGCGGGCTTTTGACGACTTTGCAGATGGTGGCACCGACGACGCTGCTAATCGCAAAATGCTTGGCTTGGAGGCATAG
- a CDS encoding LacI family DNA-binding transcriptional regulator, with product MNSNRARIQDVARVAGVSTATVSRTLSNPSVVSEATRSSVLEAVKVTGYRVNRAARNLRTQKTSAILVLIPNLSNPFFSQIISGIEQVFSRAGYSLLVADTENKSKPNFSLVDVFRDGQADGIILLDGYIPLEAITSLRGTEAEHLVIYACEWGESEGIPSIRSDNPAGARMAAEHFANLGHKTVGHVCGPAENVLTPMRRDSFLTEAKKLGMEVRDEWVFPGDFRLVTGAQAADMYMALEDKPSAIFCASDLMAIGFMKRCLSEGMRIPEDVSVIGFDDVGLAAYYHPSLTTIRQDRSQIGRVAATTLLSRLRDPSNIDPYFRHTVPVELISRESTGRFLPKV from the coding sequence ATGAATTCGAACAGGGCGAGAATACAAGATGTTGCACGTGTTGCGGGGGTTTCGACGGCCACCGTAAGCCGCACATTGAGCAACCCGTCTGTGGTTTCTGAAGCGACGCGAAGTTCGGTTTTAGAAGCCGTAAAGGTCACCGGATATCGTGTCAATCGCGCGGCTAGAAATCTACGAACCCAGAAGACGAGTGCCATTCTCGTCTTGATTCCAAACCTATCTAACCCGTTCTTTTCGCAAATAATTTCTGGAATTGAACAGGTTTTCTCGCGGGCAGGTTACTCACTACTGGTGGCTGATACCGAAAACAAAAGTAAACCCAATTTTAGTCTGGTCGATGTGTTTCGGGACGGGCAGGCGGATGGCATCATTTTGCTGGACGGCTACATCCCGCTTGAGGCGATCACATCGTTGCGCGGCACCGAAGCCGAGCATCTGGTTATATATGCTTGCGAGTGGGGTGAATCGGAAGGTATTCCATCGATTCGCAGCGATAATCCTGCAGGCGCGCGCATGGCTGCGGAACATTTTGCGAACCTTGGACATAAAACTGTTGGTCACGTTTGTGGACCCGCCGAAAATGTTTTGACTCCCATGAGGCGTGATTCGTTTCTTACAGAAGCAAAGAAATTGGGTATGGAAGTGCGCGACGAGTGGGTTTTTCCCGGCGATTTTCGCCTTGTGACGGGTGCGCAGGCGGCGGACATGTATATGGCCCTTGAGGATAAGCCGAGCGCGATTTTCTGTGCGTCGGACCTTATGGCCATTGGCTTCATGAAGAGATGTTTGTCCGAGGGAATGCGCATTCCCGAAGACGTGTCTGTTATTGGATTTGATGACGTGGGCCTCGCAGCATATTACCACCCGTCCCTAACGACAATTCGCCAAGATCGGAGTCAAATCGGGCGGGTCGCCGCCACCACGTTGCTGTCACGCCTACGTGACCCCTCAAATATCGACCCTTATTTTAGACACACAGTGCCAGTCGAATTAATAAGTCGCGAAAGTACGGGTAGATTTCTACCAAAAGTATAG
- a CDS encoding ABC transporter substrate-binding protein, translated as MKIRNALVATTALCAASTAYATDLEVTHWWTSGGEAAAVAEFAEAFNATEGNTWVDGAIAGGGGVARGVIVSRILGGDPMHATQLNHGRQAEELVEAGLMLDLTDVATEGGWRDIVHPVSLLDSCTLDGKIYCVPVNIHSWQWIWLSHKAYADAGVPVPANWDEFVASAPALREAGKVPLAMGQQSWQSAGAFGVMNVAIGGLDLWTKVNVDKDAEAAASPEMLKVFKAAADAREFAVGSNVSDWNLATAMVINGEAGGQIMGDWAQGEFAVAEQVAGVDYTCLPGLGVNEIISTAGDAFYFPKQDDPEIEAAQKELAKLLLSKEVQVDFNLKKGSLPVRGDIDLSAANDCMKKGLEILAAGNIMPGGDQVLSPDTSGQIEDLMVEFWNDTSITAEDAQSRYAEIIANAD; from the coding sequence ATGAAAATTCGTAATGCACTTGTTGCGACAACTGCGCTCTGCGCAGCGTCGACAGCTTATGCGACTGATTTGGAAGTCACACACTGGTGGACATCCGGCGGCGAAGCGGCAGCTGTTGCTGAATTCGCCGAAGCATTTAACGCGACTGAAGGCAACACTTGGGTAGATGGCGCCATTGCGGGCGGCGGCGGCGTTGCGCGCGGCGTCATCGTGAGCCGTATTCTGGGCGGCGATCCGATGCACGCCACACAGTTGAACCACGGTCGTCAGGCCGAGGAGCTCGTCGAAGCCGGCCTCATGCTTGACCTCACTGACGTCGCAACCGAAGGCGGCTGGCGCGACATCGTGCACCCCGTTTCCTTGCTTGATAGCTGTACCCTCGATGGCAAAATCTACTGCGTGCCTGTGAACATTCACTCATGGCAGTGGATCTGGTTGTCGCACAAAGCCTATGCCGACGCTGGTGTTCCGGTTCCTGCGAACTGGGACGAATTCGTGGCTTCCGCTCCTGCATTACGTGAAGCTGGCAAAGTTCCACTCGCTATGGGTCAGCAATCTTGGCAATCCGCCGGTGCTTTTGGCGTGATGAATGTTGCTATTGGTGGCCTTGACCTCTGGACAAAAGTTAACGTCGACAAGGATGCAGAAGCTGCAGCCTCTCCGGAAATGCTGAAAGTATTCAAAGCCGCAGCAGACGCACGTGAATTCGCAGTCGGCTCCAATGTCTCTGACTGGAATCTAGCTACTGCAATGGTGATTAACGGCGAAGCCGGTGGTCAAATCATGGGTGACTGGGCACAGGGTGAATTTGCAGTGGCAGAGCAAGTTGCTGGAGTTGATTATACATGCCTTCCGGGTTTGGGTGTGAATGAAATCATCTCAACTGCTGGCGACGCATTCTACTTCCCTAAGCAAGATGATCCGGAAATTGAAGCCGCTCAAAAAGAGTTGGCTAAATTGTTGCTTTCCAAAGAAGTACAGGTGGACTTCAATCTGAAAAAAGGTTCGCTTCCAGTACGGGGTGACATTGATCTTTCTGCCGCAAACGACTGTATGAAAAAAGGTCTCGAAATCCTCGCCGCAGGCAATATCATGCCAGGGGGCGATCAAGTGCTTTCACCGGATACATCTGGCCAGATCGAAGATCTAATGGTTGAGTTCTGGAATGACACGTCGATCACAGCCGAAGACGCACAATCGCGCTACGCTGAGATCATTGCAAACGCGGACTGA
- a CDS encoding carbohydrate ABC transporter permease produces MADAKRPNQLFRNLNAKVAALPMIATALVIFVGCTVWTVVHSFTKSKLLPKLDFVGLDQYDRLWSTNKWLISIENLAIFGFFSLVLSISIGFFLATLLDQKIRFENTIRTIILYPFALSFVVTGLAWQWILNPDFGIQSVVRSMGWESFNFDPLYNQDLVIYGILIAAMWQGTGLIMVLMLAGLRGIDQDIWKASRVDGIPRWKTYIFIVIPMMKPVFITALVLIASGIVKVYDLVVAQTNGGPGIASEVPAKYVIESMFKNQNLGQAFAASTMMLVTVLIILVPYAYLEFGGKRREK; encoded by the coding sequence ATGGCGGATGCAAAAAGGCCCAACCAGCTTTTTCGCAACCTAAACGCCAAAGTCGCCGCGCTTCCAATGATCGCGACTGCCTTGGTAATTTTTGTAGGTTGCACAGTGTGGACGGTTGTCCACTCCTTCACGAAATCCAAATTGTTACCCAAACTAGACTTTGTTGGTCTTGACCAATACGATCGCCTTTGGTCGACAAATAAATGGCTAATTTCGATCGAGAATCTCGCGATTTTTGGATTTTTCTCTCTGGTCCTTTCAATATCGATCGGCTTCTTTCTGGCAACGTTACTTGACCAAAAAATTCGGTTTGAGAATACGATCCGCACCATCATCCTTTACCCGTTCGCCCTGTCCTTCGTCGTAACTGGCCTTGCGTGGCAGTGGATTTTGAACCCAGACTTTGGCATCCAAAGTGTCGTGCGTTCAATGGGGTGGGAAAGCTTCAATTTTGATCCGTTGTATAATCAGGACCTCGTTATTTATGGCATTCTCATCGCGGCGATGTGGCAGGGTACCGGTTTGATCATGGTGCTCATGCTCGCGGGCCTACGCGGAATCGACCAAGACATCTGGAAAGCGTCCCGTGTGGACGGTATCCCACGTTGGAAAACCTACATCTTTATTGTGATCCCGATGATGAAACCTGTCTTTATCACCGCGCTCGTTCTCATCGCTTCGGGGATTGTGAAGGTCTATGACCTCGTCGTCGCCCAAACAAACGGTGGGCCGGGGATCGCTTCTGAAGTGCCGGCAAAATACGTCATCGAAAGCATGTTCAAAAACCAAAACCTCGGACAGGCCTTCGCCGCGTCAACCATGATGCTCGTGACGGTTCTGATCATTCTTGTCCCCTACGCGTATCTAGAATTCGGAGGGAAACGCCGTGAAAAATAA